TCGTAGGATCCTTACCGGAGAAAGCACCGCCGCCATGACGCGCATAGCCGCCATATGTATCCACGATAATCTTCCGTCCTGTAAGTCCTGCGTCCCCTTGAGGTCCACCGATGACAAAACGGCCTGTCGGGTTAATGAAGTATTTTGTTTCATTGTCCAGCAGTTCTGCCGGAACGACAGGAGACAGCACATGCTCACGAATGTCAGCCTGAATTTGCTTCAGCGTAATATCTTCGGCATGCTGTGTAGATACTACGATGGTGTCCACACGAACCGGCTTGTTGCCGTCATATTCAATCGTGACTTGGGTCTTGCCGTCCGGACGAAGGTATCCAAGTGTGCCATCCTTACGAACCTCAGCCAGACGACGAGCGATACGGTGAGACAGAGCAATCGGGAGCGGCATAAGCTCTGGAGTCTCATTGGTTGCAAAACCAAACATCAGACCTTGGTCACCCGCACCGATATTTTCCGTTTCCTTCTCCATTAGAGCCGGGTCGCGGTTCTCTAGGGCCGCATTAACACCCTGAGCAATGTCCTTGGACTGCTCGTTCAGGGAAGTAAGTACAGCAGAAGTCTGGTAGTCAAAACCATATTTCGCACGTGTATATCCGATCTCTTTAATGGTGTTACGCGCAATGGCCGAAATGTCGATATAATCAGCTGTTGAAGTAATCTCACCGATAACCAGCACAAGTCCGGTCGCGACAGATACTTCACATGCTACACGGGCATTTGGATCGGCTTCAAGAAATGCATCCAGTACTGCGTCTGATATCTGATCACAGATTTTATCCGGATGCCCTTCAGTTACGGACTCTGATGTGAATAAGTGACGCCCTTTAACAGACATTGTAGTAATCAACCTCCCACATATATGGATATTATGGTCTATCGCCCATACGTTTATCCTTAAACAAAAAACGAACCTTTTCCACCATGGAAAAGGTTGCAGTACATCCTCATACGACATGTTAACGTATTTGTCAATCCGTGTCAATCAGATAAAGTATGAATATTCCAGTCGGATATTACGGTTTTATTGCCTTTTTTTACAGACAGAATGCAGTGTGCTTACTATAGATTAGGGATCTGGAAGGAACTAGACTCCGCCGATCGGACAAGACGTTTTGTGATTTCTCCGCCGATCGATCCGTTTTCTCTAGAGGTTAGATATCCCCATCCAGCAAACGAAGAATGGCCATTGGTTGAGCCCAGCTCATCACCAAACTCTGTGTCTGCACCCCCTGCATGGGAACCGCCCGTATATATCCCAAACTCCGCTGCGATTTCATACTTCATTTGCTCCAGCATTTGACGGCATTCCGGAACCAGCTTGCTCTTGTTTCTTGCCATGATCTATGCACCTCCTGTGTATTGGTCTTGCAGGCATATTGTTTGCACCTCAGGGGCTTTATAGACTGGCGAATCATTGTTACTTATGGAAAAATGACACACATTAAAAATCATCCATCGACACACACTGAAATCCAAGAAACTGAAATCCAAGAAAAAAGACGTTCCGCCTCATATATAATATGAAGCAAAACGTCGCATACTTAGAAATAACAAGCTATAAAATATAACTTCGGTTTGTAATAACCAAATAATAAACCAAACCCTAAGGAACTAAGAAGAGATTATAATTACCGCGAACCATAACCGTCAGATTGTATTTGTTGCCCTGCTGTACCTCGATACCTCTACCCTCACGAGGGAAAGAGAGGAGATGGTTGTTCGTAATCGCCGTCCCATTGGTCAAGTCCTGGCCTGCAGTCAGATCGGCTACACCGTTCGCATCTGCAGAATAGATAACGGCCTTACCGCTACGAACGATAAACTCCGTTCCTGCTCCGGCAACAAGACGCTGTCCAGGCTTCACAACGACAATCTTCAGTTCTTCCCCTGCAGCTGGGGTGGACGGTTCAGATGGACCTGCTCCGCTTCCGCCATTTAGTCCATTTTGTATTGCTTGATCTACATAGCTCTTCGTAACGACTGGATCATCTACTGTACCCGGCTGGGTATTCTCTGATGCACCATCTGCAGTAATATTCATAACCGATCCAATCCATATTCCACCACCGATCGCGACGGTAGCCATACCTAATTTCAACACGCGCTTCATGATGTTCCTCCTCTAAATCTATCAATTCCATAATTATCATGATAGAGTGATTTTGCCATATAGACAAGAAGAACTTGGTAATAAGAATAATCTATTCTTCTGGAATTACAGCAGGAAGGCGATTGGGATTATAGTACATGGACTGGCCAGCAATCTTTAACCTCTCCCCTTGGAACTCGTCATAAATGGATATTTGATAGGTTCCCGCTCTACGATCTTCAAAGATCCGATCATCTATCGACCAGGATAGCAGCTGATTCGCTCCAAGCTTCATGTCCGTACCCGGTACAAGCTCCTTGGCAAAGGCTCTGCCCGTAGAATCGGTAATCTCGACAATGAACTTGTGCTCATTCTCAGGAAGGCTATACTCGTTGTTTTGGCTAAGCGTATAGTACCATTCAATAGATACATTGGATCCACCGGACAGGTAAGCATCGAAGGTATGCGTCTGTACTTGATAAGGGAACAGCTCAAAATTCTGAATTGTTGCTAGAGCCGTGACCTGCTGTGGAGTGATCTCAAGGGATGCCGCATTAACATAGCCAGTAGCTTCTCCTTTTACTGGTGTCAGTTTATCCTCTGTAACTCCCTCACCGACGATTAGTCGCATATCTGACACGGTTACCCGCTTCGGAATCTTTGTCCACATGGTTACGATGCTCTTGTCTTCAGGGCCAGCCGGGTAATCAATCTGTTTGACATTTGCTTTAAAATAAAGACCGCTGGAAGACATATAGTATCCGCTGAGCTGCGACAGATCGGCCTGACGATTCTCCATATTGGTCATTTCGAGCTCTGTATACACAAGATCCGTCGTTGTCCCTGGATAGACGACGGATTTTCGTGTCTTGACTTCCGCCTTTTTACCGAGTGTGGTTAACGTGTAGGCTGCATCCTTCTCAATCTCCGGAACCTCTGGGATGGCTCCAATATTCGTCAGCTTGATCCACTCTGTTGACTCTTCTCCTACCTTCTCTTCAAGGGCTACTTGCAGCTGAGCAATATCTAGCGTTGTAGGAATTTTCGTTACCAGATACATATCTACTGCCTGCCCTGGTCCGAGCAGTGAAGCAGCCTGACTCTTAATCAGTTTGGTGCTGCCCGCATCCTTCGCTGCATCTATTGTATATACACCTTGCAGATCTGGCAGACGAAGTGTCTTCACCGAAGTGTTCTTAACCGTCAGCTTGGCAGAGAGCAGATCCCCATCAGTCCAAGGCAAACGTTGAATGGAAGACCAGGTCACACCATAGGTTCCGCTATCATTCTTCACAGAGATCTCTCGCCCAAGTGTATTCTGCAATGAAGATGGCTGAGGAAGTATATAGATTCCTGCAGGATAGCTGTAAGCAGGTGCTTTGCTCTCTGGATCCTCCGATTTAGGAGTATTCATAATTAGCTTGAGCGCACCTTGAGCAACTTCATAGGATACGGAGATATCCAGCTTGATCGTCTTCTCTGCACCTGGCTGCAAGGATAGATTCTCTAGAGCCTTCGTAGTCATCGGATAGGAGTTGCCATTACCGCTTTTCAATAGAAATTCGTATTTAGGCACCGTAATGGTTTCTTTGCTGATGTTCTTGAATTTAAAGCTTAAGGACAAATCATTGCTGCCATAGCTCTGACTAACCGTCGCAGCTTCCAGCGTCGTTTCCAGCTTCAAATTCTCCACCGTGACTTGTCTTGGTTTAAAAGGCTGCGTCGCTACAGTCTTTGTCGTACTTGCTGCAGGCAATTGTAAAGTAGCAAGCGGCAGCACCGTCTTGGCTTCGCCTTCCTCCTCTACCACTATGAGCTCTGCTCCCGCCAGCTTGACCGACTTCGGAATACTGGAGAGCAGCTTCAATGTCTTGTTCTCCTGTGGCTGAATACTAAAGGTAGCTTCTGCCGAATCCAAGAGCAGCGGATAGTTACTGCCTCCTGCTGTTCTCAGAATCCATTTGGCGGTAGGGTTCTCCAGCAGCTTGTAGCCCGTGTTATGCAGGTTCACACTGACCTCTGCATAGTTGTAATCCGAGCCTGAATGGAACTCAAACTTCGATACTTTAATTTTGATTGGCGTGTCATTTAAGCGGATGATCTTCGATTGATTGACTGGTGTAGACAAGGTATAAGACGCCGGCACATTAAAATGCCCTAAATGGCTCTCATAGTTCGGTTTGGTGAAATCCCATTTCACGATCTGGAACAGGAGATCACTGACTTTTACGTTCTTTCCAACCTTCACAATATAGGTAACGGCAAGGGACGAGCCAGCGGCAACACTCTTCTTCTCCTGATCACGTGCGATAAGATTCGGAGAATACAATGTTCCGCCCTTTGTCTTCACTTTGGTCCAATAATCAATAAGCATTAACGTCTTGCTGTCATTATTCTGATAGGTCAGGGTGTAGGTGAGAGTCTTGCCATCTTCTTGTGTGAGTACATTGAGGTCGGTAAGTTTAACAGTGCTCTTAGAGGTTAATTTGACGGGTTTGAGGTTATTAAGTGTATGTATGGGTTTGTCACTTTTTGTCGACGATGAACTAGAGCTTTTCACAGTGGAAGTTTTTTGAGCCGCGGCAGTCTTTGATGTGCTACTTCCTATTGAGGCACCAATAATTGGAGCGCTAGGTAAAGCTGTCCCTAGGGGAGCAACCGTAGGATTTGAGCCGCTGTATAACAGATTGGATGGAGTTAAATTATTATTACTGGAAAAATTAGATGAAATCGAATCAGTTAAGACGGATAGATTCATTGGATGATAAAAATTTGCCTGTTTAAAATTCGTGCTCTCAGCATCTGCAACGACTGATGATCCTTGTCCTAAAATAAGCAATACAGTAGTAGTCCAAAGTACTGTTTTTTGATAGTGTTTATGTTTCACGTCTTACCTCCAATTGTTTCCTTTTTTTGAAGATACTATATAGACGCTGATTATCAGAAGAAAGTTTCTAAAAAACAATAAAAAGAGGACCAAAATGGCCCTCTTTTTATTTGACAATTTTAATTACTCAGCAACGTCAACGATTTTAGCACCAGTAGTTGGGTTACCCTTTAAATCTGTAATGTTTACAGTTACATCAGCTGTGAAAGCTGTGTCAGTAGCTGTAGAATTATTTGCTACAGTCACTGTCGCACCATTCCAAGTGAAAGCAAGATCTGCTGCTGTAAGACCAGAAGCTGTAACAATTGCACTCTCTACAGCAGTTTGAGAAGCAGCATTAATTGATTCAGAGAAAGTAATTGTTGCAGTAGCACCATGTGCAATATTACCAGTCAGTGCTTTTGTAACAGTTGGGGCAACAGTATCAATTGCTCCAACAGCAGTGTTATAAGTCGAAGAAACTGCTGCTTTGTTAGTAGCCTTGTCTTGAATATGAGCAGCATCATTAATTACACGTACACTGTACTCATCTGTTGTTGCAGCAGTAAGACTAATTTCAATGTTTTTCTCATCAGCTGATAATCCTGTTGTATAGCTAGTAACAGGTACACGTTCTTGAGTTCTGATGTTAGTTACAACAAGATCGTATTTGTAATCAGTTGCTGTACCGCCAAGTGCTTCACTGAATGGAAGGATAATTACATTGCTATTTACATTCAGTCTTGTTTGTCCGCTTGCAAGTTGAACTTGTGGTTTAACTGCATCTTTAATATCTACTTGAGTTTCTGTTTGAACTGCTTTGATACCAGAAGTAGATACGATGTTGTTATTAGCTCTGATCACCAATCCAAATGGTTCATCATCAGTGTTAGTAAGAGCTGTGTTGCTCACGTCACCAGACAATTTAACTGTAACAATATTGGAACCATTAGCTGTTACGGAAGAGATAGAAACTCCAGTTGCACTTCCAGTAAGAGCAAAGTCACTTACAGCAGCTCTACCAATTGGTTGATCAAATTTAACTTTGATCTCACCTTTTGCTGTCAACTTAGCAGGCTCAGAAGTAGAATTATCATATCCATCTGCTAGATTAGCACTTCCGGAGTTGATTGAAATAGCACCTGCTCCAAAGTTTGTAATAACATTACCAGCAGCGTCTTTAAGACCCAACAATTGGAAATGCGTTACATTAGCACCCGCAGTAGTATCGTTAATTCCTACACGTGCATTATCAATGTATTCAGGGAATACCAAGCGAACTGCTTCACCATTTTGGATAGGTGTAACTTCAGTACCAGCAGGCAATTGTTGTACTCTATCGTTGATAGTTACAAGGTAGTTACCAGCGCTACCCAAGCTTGCGAGTTCGAGTTTCTTGTCAAAGTTAATGATCAATGTACGACCAGTACCGGAGTTAGAAGTATAACTTGGTGCTGTTACATCAGAACCATTAAGAGTTGTAGTGTAATCTACAATTGTATTTTGAAGTTTAGTAGTGTCACGAACACCAGAAATCTTCAATGTATAAGACTCATCCAACGCATCATAAGTAGTAAGTGTAAATACTTTACCTACAGTTGGATCAGAAGTATCAGTAGATGCTACAGTACGAACAGGTACTACATCACCATTTGCTTTAGTTAGAGTGAAGTATTTAACATCTTCAATTTTAACTTGTTTGGAGAATTTCAAATTAACTTCTTTGTTGTTAAGTTGGCTGATACGAACCTCAGTTACCTCTGGACGAGTTTGATCCAATTCAGCTCTTACCTTAACTTCTGTGTCTTTAATTTGGTTACCAGAGTAGTCTTTAACTCCTTCTACGAAGAGACTAGTTTCGTAACCTGGCAAAGAGTTAGCAGTGAA
This sequence is a window from Paenibacillus urinalis. Protein-coding genes within it:
- the metK gene encoding methionine adenosyltransferase, with amino-acid sequence MSVKGRHLFTSESVTEGHPDKICDQISDAVLDAFLEADPNARVACEVSVATGLVLVIGEITSTADYIDISAIARNTIKEIGYTRAKYGFDYQTSAVLTSLNEQSKDIAQGVNAALENRDPALMEKETENIGAGDQGLMFGFATNETPELMPLPIALSHRIARRLAEVRKDGTLGYLRPDGKTQVTIEYDGNKPVRVDTIVVSTQHAEDITLKQIQADIREHVLSPVVPAELLDNETKYFINPTGRFVIGGPQGDAGLTGRKIIVDTYGGYARHGGGAFSGKDPTKVDRSAAYAARYVAKNLVAAGLADKVEIQLAYAIGVANPVSINVDTYGTGKISEEKLVELVRNNFDLRPAGIIRMLDLRRPIYKQTAAYGHFGRTDIDLPWERMDKADVLKSQAGL
- a CDS encoding alpha/beta-type small acid-soluble spore protein yields the protein MARNKSKLVPECRQMLEQMKYEIAAEFGIYTGGSHAGGADTEFGDELGSTNGHSSFAGWGYLTSRENGSIGGEITKRLVRSAESSSFQIPNL
- a CDS encoding S-layer homology domain-containing protein; this encodes MSDTGNPFTSTINHKENNHVMISRGGEKKVMKKILSVALSTAMAFSMFASVAFGQTGLTDVNAQYNYLKDKGIFAGFPDGQAHLDRQMTRAEFAKVITKTMGLKEVEGVYSFKDKNYGEKHWAAPYVEAVYAAGIMEGVNSTKKIFGTSNPVTIQEMATVLVRALDLEVPTETNNSATAWAKGYVQAAINAGLVDANANFQSNASRELLVSAAYAVDQELSLQVESYTVIESGKAVEFKMSDGETVKVTLDKALVANTETEVKFTHKDKEFTEKVTYVVTTATKVASAVSANLKEVDVQFDGTVDKVSAEDKDKYSVDSSVTVQSATLLEDGKTVRLTVAGTLTNQRAYKLDVRNVKAGDRTIDAEDVAFTPIDNALPEVSEVKALGTKAIKVTFSEPIKTASSANFKLDGKTFFGSVDTGSRELILKPYTASDLSVGNHKLEVSGVEDYNNFKALTKEFDFTVVEDTTAPTVANVSATLEKVTVTFSEEIDQDTLSASNVYWKSGNDKKAASSINRVSATVYEFDFTANSLPGYETSLFVEGVKDYSGNQIKDTEVKVRAELDQTRPEVTEVRISQLNNKEVNLKFSKQVKIEDVKYFTLTKANGDVVPVRTVASTDTSDPTVGKVFTLTTYDALDESYTLKISGVRDTTKLQNTIVDYTTTLNGSDVTAPSYTSNSGTGRTLIINFDKKLELASLGSAGNYLVTINDRVQQLPAGTEVTPIQNGEAVRLVFPEYIDNARVGINDTTAGANVTHFQLLGLKDAAGNVITNFGAGAISINSGSANLADGYDNSTSEPAKLTAKGEIKVKFDQPIGRAAVSDFALTGSATGVSISSVTANGSNIVTVKLSGDVSNTALTNTDDEPFGLVIRANNNIVSTSGIKAVQTETQVDIKDAVKPQVQLASGQTRLNVNSNVIILPFSEALGGTATDYKYDLVVTNIRTQERVPVTSYTTGLSADEKNIEISLTAATTDEYSVRVINDAAHIQDKATNKAAVSSTYNTAVGAIDTVAPTVTKALTGNIAHGATATITFSESINAASQTAVESAIVTASGLTAADLAFTWNGATVTVANNSTATDTAFTADVTVNITDLKGNPTTGAKIVDVAE